TCGTCGGCTACCTCGCTCCGGTCCTTCTCGGCGCCGGCCCCGCCGCGCTCGGCGACGCCGGAATCTCCACGATCGCGCGGGCGTTGCGGCTCGATGTGACCGAGACCGCGCACATCGGCCCCGATTTCCGCATCACCGCCGTACCCACCGCCGCCGCCAACTCCACCGCTCGGAAGGGAAACTAGTGTTCACCGGAATTGTCGAAGAACTGGGTGAGGTCACCGCCGTCGAGGTACTCGACGACGCCTCCCGCTTCCGGCTGCGCGGCCCCGTCGTCACCGAGGGCGCCAAGCACGGCGATTCGATCGCCGTCAACGGCGTGTGCCTGACGGTCGTGGAGACCGGTGAGAACGAGTTCACCGCCGACGTCATGGCCGAGACGCTGAAGCGCTCCAGCCTCGGAGCCCTCACCGCCGGCTCCCGGGTCAACCTGGAGCGGCCGATGGCGCTCGGCGGCCGGCTCGGCGGCCACATCGTGCAGGGGCACGTGGACGGCACCGGACACATCGTCTCCCGCACCCCCTCGGAGAACTGGGAGATCGTCAAGGTCTCGCTGCCCGCCGAACTGACCCGGTACGTGGTGGAGAAGGGCTCGATCACCGTCGACGGAGTGAGCCTCACCGTCGTCGACGCGGGCAGGGACCACTTCACCATCAGCCTCATCCCCACCACCCTCGCGCTGACCACGCTCGGCCTCAAGCAGCCCGGCGACCCGGTCAACCTGGAGGTGGACGTCATCGCCAAGTACGTCGAGCGGCTGCTCGGCGACCGCACCGCCAACCCGGGCGACACCTACCTCCGCAACCAGAGCGACACCGACGAGGAGAGCGCGAAGTGAACGTGGCCGACTGGCTCAACTCCGAGGCGTTCACCGTCCTCGACCAGCACATCAAGTGGTCGGACATGATCGGCAACACGATCGGTCTGATAGCCCTGGCCCTCGGCTGGAAGCGGTCCGTGCTGACCTGGCCCGCGCAGCTCCTGTCCGGCGCCATCCTGCTCTTCGCCTTCGCCTCCGCCCACCTGTCGGGCAGCGCGGGCAAGCAGGTCGTGGTCATCGTCGTCTCCCTGCTCGGCTGGTACTCCTGGACCCGCGGCAGGCAGCAGGCGCAGGACGGCTCCATAGCCGTACGGTTCGCCACCTGGCGCGAACGCGGCGTACTGCTCGCGGGCGCGGTCGTCGGTACCCTCGCCGTCGGCGGCCTGTTCACCGCCTTCCCCGAACTCTCCTGGGACCCGTGGCCGGACGCGTACGTCTTCGTCGGCACCGTCGTCGCGATGTACGCCCAGGCGCGCGGCATGGTCGAGTTCTGGTTCGCCTGGCTGCTGGTCGACCTGGTCGGCGTCCCGCTGAACTTCGCCAACGGCTTCGCCTTCTCCGGCTTCGTCTACGTCATCTACGGCGCCCTGGTCCTGTGGGGCATGCGCGACTGGTGGCTGCGTACCCGCACCCCCGGTCTGGAAGGAGCCACGGCATGACAGCCCAGCCCCCCACCCCGACGCCCCACGACCGTGAACTCGCGCTCGACCCCGTCGAGCAGGCGATCCGTGACATCGCCGCCGGCCGCCCCGTTGTGGTCGTCGACGACGAGGACCGCGAGAACGAGGGCGACCTCGTCATCGCCGCCGAGAAGGCCACGCCCGAAGTCATCGCGTTCATGATGAGCGAGTGCCGCGGCCTGATCTGCGCTCCCATGGAGGCCGACGAGCTCGACCGGCTCGAACTCCCGCAGATGGTCCAGCACAACACCGAGTCGATGAGGACCGCCTTCACGGTCTCGGTGGACGCCTCCGCCGCGTACGGCGTCACCACCGGCATCTCCGCCGCCGACCGGGCCACCACCCTGCGGATGCTCGCGGGCGGCACGGCCGGCCCCGGCGACTTCGTCCGGCCCGGCCACGTCTTCCCGCTGCGCGCCCGCGCCGGCGGCGTACTCGTCCGCAACGGCCACACCGAGGCCGCCGTCGACCTCGCCCGGCTCGCCGGGCTGCGCCCGGCCGGCGCGATCGTCGAGATCGCGGGCGAGGACGGTGTCATGCTGCGACTGCCCGAACTCGTCCCGTTCGCCCGCAAGCACGGCCTCACGATCATCTCCATCGAGGACCTGATCGCCTACCGCCGCAGCGCGGAACCGACCGTCCGGCGCGAGGCCGAGGTACGGCTGCCGACCGCCTTCGGCGACTTCACCGCGTACGGCTACCGCTCCGTGACCGACGGCGTCGAACACGTCGCCCTGGTGCACGGGGACATCGGCGACGGCGAGGACGTCCTCGTCCGCATCCACTCCGAGTGCCTGACCGGCGACATCTTCCAGTCCCAGCGCTGCGACTGCGGCCCCCAGCTCCAGGCATCCATGGAGCGGGTGACCGGCGAGGGCCGGGGCGTCGTCGTCTACCTCCGCGGCCACGAGGGCCGGGGCATCGGCCTGCTCCAGAAGCTGCGCGCGTACGAACTCCAGGAGCGCGGCTCCGACACCCTCGACGCCAACCTGGAGCTCGGCCTGCCCGCCGACGCCCGCGACTACGCCGCCGGCGCCCGGATACTGCGGGACCTCGGGGTGCACAGCCTCCGGCTGATGACCAACAACCCCGACAAGACCGCCGCCGTCGTCCGGCACGGCCTCGTCGTCAACGGCCGCGAGCCGATGCCCGTCCAGGCCGGCGAGCACAACCTGCGCTACCTGCGCACCAAGCGCGACCGGATGGGGCACGACCTGCCGTGGCTCGACGGCGTACCCGCCTCGACCTGCGGCAACCAGTGACCCGTCAGACCCCCGACAGACCGACACAGCGACAAGAACGGTAGGAGAGAACATGAGCGGCAAGGGCGCACCCGAACTGTCCGTGAGCAACTGCGAGGACCTCCGTGTGGCGGTCGTCGCCGCACAGTGGCACGAGAAGGTCATGGACGGACTCGTCGACGGCGCCCTGCGCGCGCTCGGCGAACTCGGCATCCAGGAACCCACCCTGCTCCGCGTCCCGGGCAGCTTCGAACTGCCGGTCGTCGCGAAGGTCCTCGCCGGACGCGGCTACGACGCGGTCGTCGCCCTCGGCGTGATCATCCGCGGCGGCACCCCGCACTTCGAGTACGTCTCCCAGGGGGTCACCGCCGGACTCACCCAGGTCACCGTCGACACCGGCGTCCCCGTCGGATTCGGCGTCCTCACCTGCGACACCGAGGAGCAGGCGCTGGACCGGGCCGGCCTGGAAGGATCTTCCGAGGACAAGGGCCACGAAGCGGTCACCGCCGCCGTCGCCACCGCCACCACGCTGCGAACCGTCAGCGAACCCTGGCGCTGAGGGCGGGCGGCGACCCCGTATTCTAAGGACCATCATGGCCAACAAAACCTTCGAAGAACTCTTCGCCGAGCTGACGCTCAAGGCCGCGGACGGCGACCCCTCCACCTCGCGCACCGCCGAACTGGTGGGCAAGGGGGTCCATGCCATCGGCAAGAAGGTCGTCGAGGAGGCCGCCGAGGTCTGGATGGCCGCCGAGTACGAGGGCAAGGAAGCAGCGGCCGAGGAGATCTCGCAGCTGCTCTACCACGTCCAGGTGATGATGGTCGCTCGCGGGATCTCCCTCGACGACGTCTACTCCCACCTCTGAGCAGCCCCTCCGCGCCCCCGCTGAAGCCCCGCACGTCCGCACGCTCCTCCGCACAAAGGAAACCCGAGCTCATGCTGCGCATCGCCATCCCCAACAAGGGTTCACTCTCCGGGCCTGCGATGGCGATGCTCCATGAGGCCGGATACCAGCAGCGCAAGGAGTCGAAGGAACTCGTTCTCGTCGACCCCGTCAACGAGGTCGAGTTCTTCTACCTGCGTCCCCGGGACATCGCGATCTACGTGAGCTCCGGCCGTCTCGACATCGGCATCACCGGCCGCGACCTGCTGCTCGACTCCGGGGCCGACGCCGAGGAGATCCTCCAGCTCGGCTTCGCCCGCTCGACCTTCCGGTACGCCACCAGGCCCGGTACCGCCGAGGGCCCGAAGGACTTCGACGGCATGACGATCGCCACCTCCTACGAGGGCATCGTCGCCAAGCACCTCGCCGACAACGGCGTCAGCGCCTCCGTCGTCCACCTCGACGGGGCGGTCGAGACCGCCATCGAACTCGGGGTCGCCCAGATCATCGCCGACGTCGTGGAGACCGGCACCAGCCTGCGCAACGCCGGGCTGGAGGTGATCGGCGAGCCGATCATGAAGTCCGAGGCCGTCGTCATCCGCCGCACCGGAGCCGACGCCGAGGAGCCCAAGGTCCAGCAGTTCCTCCGCCGTCTCCAGGGCGTCCTGGTCGCCCGGACGTACGTGATGATGGACTACGACTGCCGCGTCGAGCACCTGGAGCGCGCGGTCGCCCTCACCCCGGGCCTGGAATCTCCGACCGTCTCCCCGCTGCACCACGAGGGCTGGGTCGCCGTCCGCTCGATGGTCGCCTCCCGCGAGGCGCAGCGGATCATGGACGACCTGTACGAGCTCGGCGCCCGCGCCATCCTGACCACGGCGATCCACGCCTGCCGGCTCTGACGGGACCGCACCCCCCAGTAGAGGACCGAAGCACCTGATGTCCGCCCCAGCTCCCCGGACCGAAGCCCCCGTTCTCCCGGTCACGTTCCGGCCGGGACTCACCCGGCTGGTCCTGCTCACCATCGCCCTGGCGCTCTTCGCCGTCATCACCGCCGTGGCGCTGATGCTGGAGAGCCTCGGTCCGGGGGACCGGGTCACCTTCATCCTCTGCGCGGCGCTCTTCGCCGGGGTGCTGGTCCTGCTCGCCCGGCCGAAGATCGTCGCCGACGAGGACGGGCTGACTGTCGTCAATGTCACCCGGACCCGGCGGCTCGCCTGGGAGCAGGTCCTCCAGGTCAACCTGAGGGTCGGCGATCCCTGGCTCTTCCTCGGCCTCAGCGACGGCACCAGCCTGCCCGCTCTCGGTATCCAGCCCGGTCTCTCCAAGCAGAGGGCCGTACGGGACGCCGGAGAACTGCGCCGGCTCGTCGCGGCACGCTCCAGCGGCGTCGAAGCCGACTGACGGCCCGTGGCCCGGCGGGAATCCAGGCCCGCGCGCACGGGCCGGCGCGGGGGCGCCCGGCCGATGGCCGTGAGCCCCTGCCCGGACACACCGATTCTTGACTACTCTGGGGTTCGGCGGCGCCGAGTGGCGCCCCGCCCCGCCCAGACGGTCCGCAGACCGGCGGGGCTTTTCCTGCGACCCGAGGAGTGACTCCTTCCAGCAATGGACGGATCGTCCGGTAGTACCTGCGCCGCCCCTTCCCCGGAGGCGGCGGCATGACCACCCCCCTGCTGCTGCTCATCGCGGCATTCCTTCTCATCCTGGCCAACGGCTTCTTCGTGGCGGCCGAATTCGGCCTCGTCACCGTCGAGAGGCCCGAGGCCGAACGCGCCGCCGAGGAAGGTGACCGGCGCGCGCGCACGGTCGTCGACGCGCTGCGCGAACTCTCCTTCCAGCTGTCCGGCACCCAGCTGGGCATCACCATCACCTCGCTGGTCGTCGGCATGCTCGCCGAACCCGCGCTCGCCCAGCTCTTCACCGGACCGCTCACCGCCACCGGCCTGCCCTCCGGGGCCGTACCCACCATCAGCGTGGTGATCGGCATGCTGCTCGCCTCCGCCGTGCAGATGGTCATCGGCGAGCTGGTGCCCAAGAACTGGGCCGTCTCCAAGCCCCTCCAGGTGGCCCGGTTCGTCGCCGGACCCCAGCACCGCTTCACCATGGCGTTCCGCCCGGTGATCACGGCGCTGAACACGCTCGCCAACCGGCTGGTCCGGCTGCTGGGCGTCGAGCCCACCGACGAACTCGCCTCCGCCCGCACCCCGGGCGAGCTGGTCTCGCTGGCCCGGCACTCCGCGGAGGCCGGCACCCTGGAACAGGACACCGCCGACCTCTTCGTACGGACCCTGTCGCTCGGCGGTCTCACCGCCCAGCACGTCATGACCCCCCGGGTCCGGGTCAGCGCCCTCCAGTCCACCGCCACCGCGGCCGACGTCCTCAACCTGACCCGCGCCACCGGCCTCTCCCGCTTCCCGGTCTACCGGGAACGCATCGACGAGGTCGTCGGCATGGTCCACCTCAAGGACGCCCTCGCGGTCCCGGCCGCCGACCGGCTGCGCACCCCGGCCGGCCGGATCGCCGTCCCGCCGCTGCTGGTCCCCGAGTCCCTGCCCGTCGAACAACTGCTCCAGCGGCTCCGCAACGAGCAGCCGATAGCCGTCGTCGTCGACGAGTACGGCGGTACCGCCGGTGTCGTCACGCTGGAGGACATCATCGAGGAACTCGTCGGCGAGGTCCGCGACGAGCACGACGCCGAAGGCGCCGACCGGCCCGAGCTGGTCCCCGTCACCGGCGAGGACGGCCGTCCCGCCTGGGACGCGGACGGCAGCTGCCGAGTCCTCAGCCTCCGCCGGATAGGCCTCGACGTACCCGACGGCCCGTACGAGACCGTCGCCGGACTCGTCGCCGACCTCCTCGGGCGCATCCCCGCCCCCGGTGACCGCACCCAACTGCCCGGCTGGCGGATCTCCGTCCGCCAGGTCGGCCACTACCGGGCCGAGCAGGTCCGCTTCGTCCGCACCTCGGACGTGTCCGGACAGCCGGGCGGCACGGACCGTCCGGATGACGCCCTGGACGGCGCCCGCCCCACGGCCCCGGGCCGCACCTTGCAGGAGGCCTCCCGATGAGCCTGGTCCAGCTGTTCTTCGCCGGACTCCTCGTCCTCGCGAACGGCTTCTTCGTCGGCGCCGAGTTCGCACTCGTCTCGGTCCGCCGCAGCCAGGTCGAACCGCTCGCCGCGAGCGGATCGGCCCGCGCCCGTCAGGTGCTGTACGGCCTGGAGAACCTCCCGCAGATGATGGCCGCCGCACAGTTCGGCATCACCGTCTGCTCGCTCACCCTGGGCGCCGTCGCCGAACCGACCGTCGCCCACCTCCTGGAACCCGTCTTCCACGCGGCCCACGTGCCCGAAGGGTTCGTCCACCCGCTCGGCTACGCCCTCGCCCTCGTCTCCGTGGTCGTCCTCCACCTCGTCATCGGTGAGATGGTCCCGAAGAACCTGGCGATGGCCGCCCCGGAGAAGACGGCCCTCTGGCTCAGCCCCGCCCTGGTGGGCTTCGCCCGGCTCTTCCGCCCGGTCACCGCCGCGCTCGGCGCCTGCGCCAAGCTGGTGCTGAAGCTCTTCCGGGTCGAGCCCAAGGACGAGGTCGAAGCCGTCTTCACCAGCGAGCAGCTGAACCGGCTCGTGGAGGACTCCGGCCAGGCCGGGCTCCTGGAGCCCGAGGCACAGGAACGCCTGGAGGACGCACTCGAACTCGGCAGCAGGCCCGTCACCGACGTGCTCCTGGAGAACGGTTCGCTGGTGACGGTCGACCCGTCCGTCACCCCGCGCCGGGTCGAGGAACTCACCGTACGGACCGGATTCTCACGTTTCCCGGTCCGTGCCGAGCGCGGTGGCCCGTTCATGGGCTACCTGCACGTCAAGGACGTCCTCGACCTGGAGGACGGCGAGCGTGCCGTCCCCCAGCACGTCTGGCGCCCGATGGCGACCGTACGGGCCGAACTCCCGCTGGACGACGCCCTCACCGTGATGCGCCGGGCCGCGACCCACCTGGCGCAGGTCGCCGACGCCCAGGGCAAGGTCCTCGGACTCGTCGCCCTGGAGGACGTGCTGGAAACGCTGGTCGGCGAGGTCCGCGACCCCGCCCACCGCGTCTCGGTGCCGCGCCGGACGGTCGACGTCCCCCCGGAGCACCACCCGCACGAGCCGAAGGCCATGGCCGACATCGGCTGAGGACGGCCCTTCCGCCACGCACGGGCCCGTCCGGCGACTGCCGGGCGGGCCCGCGCGTGCGTACCGGGCGGCCTTCAGGCGCCGGGTGCCTCCGTCTGGCCGCGACCCACCGGCCCCCGGCCGGAGAGCACCTCGCCGTACGCCTGCATCAGGTCCGCCAGCCGCAGCGTCGCCAGGTCGGCACGCCCCGGCGGCGTCGCGTATCCGGAGAGCCGCAGGTCCCGGTAGGCGCAGCTCTTCTCGTACAGCGTGCGCAGGAAGCGGCCGTTGCCCAGCTCGTCGATCCACCCCTGGTCGACCACATGACCGCTGATGCTGCGGAGTTCGTCCAGGGCCTCCTCGTCCCAGAGGTCACCGTTGGCGGCGGCCAGCACCCCGCCGATCGCGGTGAGTTCGAGCGGACGGTAGCTCGGGAAGTCGACCCGGCTGGTGAAACGCGAGGAGAGGCCCGGGTTGGTGGCCAGCAGCCGGTCCATGCCCTCCGGATAGCCGGCGAGGATGACCACCAGATGGTCCCGGTTGTCCTCCGCCCGCTTCAGCAGGACCTGGAGCGCCTCGTCACCGTACGCGTCGCCCTTGCTGTAACCGGAGTTGGCGAGGCTGTACGCCTCGTCGACGAAGAGCACACCGCCCAGCGCCGAGTCGATCAGCTCATTCGCCTTGACGGCGGTCTGGCCGAGGAACTCGCCCACCAGATCAGAGCGTTGGGCCTCCACCAGGTGATCGCCGCCGAGGAGGCCCAGGGCGTAGAAGACCCGGCCCAGGATGCGGGCGACCGTCGTCTTCCCGGTGCCCGAGGGGCCGGAGAACACGAAGTGCCGCTTGGGCGGCTGGACGGGAAGCCCCTGCTCGGCCCGGAGCCGCGCCATGTTCAGCTGCGCGGAGAGCGCTTTGACCTGCCGCTTGACCGGATCGAGCCCGACCATCCGCTCCAGCTCGGCGAGCGCCTCGGCCAACAGCGCGGGATCGCTCGGACCGGCGGGCAGCACCGGACGCCCCGCACGTCCGGACCCGGCCCGCTTGACGCGCGCGCCCTCCGGGGCGGTCGTGACCACGGGGGCGGCCGGGCCGAGCGGATCGCCGCCCAGCCACGGGTCGCGGCCGTCCACCAGATCCGTGCCGAGCAGCGCGTCACCGTCCGGCTGGGACCCGGCGCCCGCCTCGTCCGCGCCGTAGCCGCTCAGGGCGGCCGTGGCGAGCCCGCCGGGATCGTCGAACCCGTCGTGATCGGTGATGGCCGCGAGCCTGGCCGAGGTGTCCATGAACGAGGGGTCCACCCGGTGCACCGCACGGTAGAGAGGCAGCGCCGCGGCGCTGCGCCCCGTCCCCTCGTGCGCCCGCGCCAGCCAGTACCGCAGCTCCTTGCGCTGCGGCTGCTCGCTGCGACAGCGCATCAGCGCCGCGGAGAGCAGGGGTTCGGCCTGCCCGTACATCTCCAGCCGGACCCGGGCCATCCCGCCGAAGAGCCGCGCCTCGATCCCGAGCAGCGGGTCGTCGACGAGCCGCTCGGTGTAACGGACCAGCTGCTCCCAGTCCTTGGCGAGATAGGCCCGGCACGCGTGCAGGAATCGCACCTGCGCGTCGGTGTCCACCGGGGGGAGACCCGCCAACGCGCGGTCCAGCTCCGGCACATGGCGGCCGTCCAGCCAGTGCGAGGCGTGCGCCAGCAGCAGATCGCGCGGCGACTCCAGCACCGGCTGCACCCACCAGCCGAGCCAGTACCAGGAGTTGAGTGTGCGTTTGTGCCGGGTACGCTGCTCGCCGAAGCGGTCGCGGTGCCGGTACATGCTCAGCAGGGCGGTGGTGGTGTCGATCCGCAGCGCGTGGAGGCCCAGCCAGGCGTCCGCCATGCCGGGATCCAGCCGCACCGCGGTCCGGAATTCCTCCTCGGCGTGCGGGTACGCGCCCATGGTGTAGGCGTCCACGCCCCGCAGCCAGGCCAGTTCGGCAGGGGCGTGCGCGCCCTGCGTGCCGATGTCCATCAGGTCCCCCACACGACTGTGCCCCAGGATGTCCCGCCCGCACAGCATGCCCACGGATGCGTTCCGAATCACCGTTTCGCGGGCGGGAATTGACCGAGCCCTCAGGCATCGTACCCATGCCGGAAAACCACCGGAACGGTGTCACTCGTGACGGACGGTGAAGGGGAGGGGTCGTGTGGTGTGCGCGGAGAGACGCTAAGGGCAGAACGAAGCCCCCGATCACGGGGGAACAACCGGGGGCCTCGCGTCCTGGATGGGCTCCGAAAAGCCGCACATTGAGAACGTAAGACCTGTAAGCCCCGCCGGTCAAGCCGAGTTGGAACATGCGCCTGGCGATTTCCGGCGGCTCAACCGGATGACCTGGCGCCTTCACCCTCCGTAATGCCGCACCCCCATGCCGAGGTCCCGTGAGGGCCCCTCAGCCACTCGTAACCATCGGACAACTGGCGTACCAGCGCATCCGCGTACGGCCGGGAGGGGTCCTCGGCGAAATGTTCGTCCTCCGCGGACGTCCAGCCGTCCCAGAACCCCGAGAGCGCCGGCCCGTCCCGTCGCCGGCCCCGCTCCCAGGAGAGCTCGCGGTCCAGCTCCATCCACCACAGCGCCGCCAATCGGGGCCGCAGGAACCGGCGTCCGGCCCCCACCCCCTCGACCAGCACCACCGGTGCGGGGTCCAGAGTCCGCTCCGGCCCGAAAGACCGCGCGGTCCAGTCGTACGGGGTGTAGCGCGCCCGCTGCCCGCGCGACAGCGGCAGCAGTACCTGCTCGTGGAGCCGGCCCGTCCAGGCGAACAGTTCCTCGTGGGTGGCCAGATCGTCCAGCCGGAGCAGCGGGGCGCCGCCCAGGGCGGCGGCGAGCCGGGTCGCCAGAGTGCTCTTCCCCGAGCCCGCGTGCCCGTCGATCGCCACGAGACGCACCGGGCCGAGGGAGGGGGAGAGGGAGAGGAGGCCACGGGCACGTCCGGCCAGGTCGTTCATGGCTCCAGGGTACGGCCCGCGTACCGGGCCCTCCCGGTCCGCCGCAGGTCACGCGCGTACCGGGCCCTGCCGGTGCGCCGCGGGTCACGCGTGTACCGGCGGCTCGGGCGGGGCGGTAGCGGTCCTGGGGTGTGCCGGCGGACCAGTCCAATGTTGCTCCGTCCGCGCGGGGTGAAGCACTGGCCCGGGGAGGTCGGGAACCGCGATAGTTGGCCACTGATCGACGTCGAACACGCACGCCGTACACGCGCTCCGCACCCGCTGTACACCCTCGTCCGCCAACGACTCGGGAGCCCCCATGACCGCCGGACCGCACAACCCCCTGACCGGACCGCACGACCCCGTGACCGGACCGCCCACCTCCACGACCGGACCGCACAACCGCAGGGCCGTTCTCGCCGCCCTCGCGGCCGTCGCCGCCGCCTCCGCGGTGGCCTCCACCGGACCCGCCTCCGCCACCCCCACCCCGTCGCGCCGCCCAGCGGTCCCCTTCAAGGCCCCGGACACCGCTGTGGACAACCACTTCTGGACGACGTACACGGACTGGCGCTCCGGCTCCGCCACCGGAACGCGGGCGGTCGCCGGCCGCAGGCCCGGCCTGGTCATCGCCGTCCCCGCCGGAACTGCCGATTACACCGACCCGCACACCGGAACGAGCGCCGCGTGGGAGTACGCCACCTGGACCTCCCCGGTCCACCGCAGTGCCGTACCGGCCACCGAGGTCATCGCCTCCTGGAACGCCGACACCCCGGCCGGCACCTGGATCCAGATCGAACTGCTGGGCCGCTACTCGGACGGCACCGACACCCCCTGGTACGTGATGGGCCGCTGGGCCGCGGGCGACCAGGACATCCGCCGCACCTCGGTGGACGACCAGAGCGACGGGAAGAGCTCCATCTGGACCGACACCTTCTCCGTCGACGACGCGGCGAGCGGCCTGCGCCTGACGCACTACCGGCTCCGCCTCACCCTCCACCGCAAGCCCGGTACCCGCCTCACCCCGACGGTGTGGCGCGTCGGCGCGATGGCCTCCGACATCCCGGACCGCTTCACCGTCCCCGCGAGCACCCCCGGCGAGGGCCGGGGCCACGAACTCGCGGTGCCGCGCTACTCGCAGAACCTCCACGCGGGGCAGTACCCCGAGTACGACAACGGCGGCGAGGCGTGGTGCAGCCCCACCTCCTCGCAGATGATCATCGAGTACTGGGGCCGCAAGCCCACGGCCGAGCAGCTCGCCTGGGTCAAGCCCGGCCTCCCCGACCCCCAGGTCTGCCACGCGGCGCGTTACACCTTCGACTACCAGTACGAAGGCTGCGGCAACTGGCCCTTCAACGCCGCCTACGCCGCCACCTACCGGGACATGTCCTCCACCGTGACCCGGCTCGGCTCCCTCACCGACGTGGAGACCCTCGTCCGGGCCGGTATCCCGGTCATCACCTCGCAGTCCTTCCTCAAGGAGGAGCTGACGGGAGCCGGGTACGGCACCTCGGGCCACCTGATGACGGTGATCGGCTTCACCGAGGGCGGCGACGTCATCGCCAACGACCCCGCCTCGAAGGACGACGACGCGGTGCGCCGCGTCTACGCGCGCGCGGAGTGGGAGCAGATCTGGCTGCGGACCAAGCGGTACGACGCGAGCGGCAACGTGCGCGGCGGTACGGGCGGGGTCTGCTACCTCTACTGGCCGACCACACCGACCGCGGCGCAGCACGGAGTGCTGAGGTCGCTCGGACTGGTGTGAGTGTGGGAGGTCGCACGGATGCTTCGACGGCGTGACGGCGTGACGGCGTGACGGCGTGAGGGCGTGACGGCAGCGTTCGCATCCGTCCCGCGTGAGGTGGCCTCACTGATCCGCCGTCACCTTGGCCGAGCGGTGCCCGAGCCATCGGGACACCTCGTGAAGGGGGACACCGCTCGTCAAGGTGACGGCGGACCATGTGTGCCGGAGGCCGCGTGGATTGCAGTCG
The DNA window shown above is from Streptomyces sp. NBC_00247 and carries:
- a CDS encoding AAA family ATPase produces the protein MDIGTQGAHAPAELAWLRGVDAYTMGAYPHAEEEFRTAVRLDPGMADAWLGLHALRIDTTTALLSMYRHRDRFGEQRTRHKRTLNSWYWLGWWVQPVLESPRDLLLAHASHWLDGRHVPELDRALAGLPPVDTDAQVRFLHACRAYLAKDWEQLVRYTERLVDDPLLGIEARLFGGMARVRLEMYGQAEPLLSAALMRCRSEQPQRKELRYWLARAHEGTGRSAAALPLYRAVHRVDPSFMDTSARLAAITDHDGFDDPGGLATAALSGYGADEAGAGSQPDGDALLGTDLVDGRDPWLGGDPLGPAAPVVTTAPEGARVKRAGSGRAGRPVLPAGPSDPALLAEALAELERMVGLDPVKRQVKALSAQLNMARLRAEQGLPVQPPKRHFVFSGPSGTGKTTVARILGRVFYALGLLGGDHLVEAQRSDLVGEFLGQTAVKANELIDSALGGVLFVDEAYSLANSGYSKGDAYGDEALQVLLKRAEDNRDHLVVILAGYPEGMDRLLATNPGLSSRFTSRVDFPSYRPLELTAIGGVLAAANGDLWDEEALDELRSISGHVVDQGWIDELGNGRFLRTLYEKSCAYRDLRLSGYATPPGRADLATLRLADLMQAYGEVLSGRGPVGRGQTEAPGA
- a CDS encoding uridine kinase family protein; the encoded protein is MNDLAGRARGLLSLSPSLGPVRLVAIDGHAGSGKSTLATRLAAALGGAPLLRLDDLATHEELFAWTGRLHEQVLLPLSRGQRARYTPYDWTARSFGPERTLDPAPVVLVEGVGAGRRFLRPRLAALWWMELDRELSWERGRRRDGPALSGFWDGWTSAEDEHFAEDPSRPYADALVRQLSDGYEWLRGPHGTSAWGCGITEGEGARSSG
- a CDS encoding peptidase C39 family protein, whose amino-acid sequence is MTAGPHNPLTGPHDPVTGPPTSTTGPHNRRAVLAALAAVAAASAVASTGPASATPTPSRRPAVPFKAPDTAVDNHFWTTYTDWRSGSATGTRAVAGRRPGLVIAVPAGTADYTDPHTGTSAAWEYATWTSPVHRSAVPATEVIASWNADTPAGTWIQIELLGRYSDGTDTPWYVMGRWAAGDQDIRRTSVDDQSDGKSSIWTDTFSVDDAASGLRLTHYRLRLTLHRKPGTRLTPTVWRVGAMASDIPDRFTVPASTPGEGRGHELAVPRYSQNLHAGQYPEYDNGGEAWCSPTSSQMIIEYWGRKPTAEQLAWVKPGLPDPQVCHAARYTFDYQYEGCGNWPFNAAYAATYRDMSSTVTRLGSLTDVETLVRAGIPVITSQSFLKEELTGAGYGTSGHLMTVIGFTEGGDVIANDPASKDDDAVRRVYARAEWEQIWLRTKRYDASGNVRGGTGGVCYLYWPTTPTAAQHGVLRSLGLV